The window CTACTCTTCTTTATATTTATGGAGAAGCATTGAGACAGATAAATAAATGAAAGGGATTTTCTCTCTTTGTCCAAGTCATGATATACTAATGAGATGGAATAAAATGAAGACAACCTATCAAGGGTTCAGATAGAACGGAGAGAATGAAGTGAAGGAAAAACAGCAAGGTGCCCTTTTACAAAAGGGACAGCAGTTCCCGCTTACCATTAAACGCCTTGGCATTAATGGGGAAGGGGTCGGTTATTTTAAAAAGCAAGTGGTCTTTGTCCCGGGTGCGCTTCCAGGCGAAGAAGTGGTTGTGGAAGCAACGAATGTCCAAGCAAAATATGCAGAAGGTACGGTTAGAAAAGTCCGAAAGCGCTCCGAGCATCGAGTGAAACCGCCATGCCCAGTATACGAGCAGTGCGGAGGCTGTCAGCTTCAGCATTTGGCATACGAGCAGCAGCTAAAGGAAAAACGAGATATTGTCATTCAATCAATGGAACGACACACGAAGCTATCGGTCGAAACGCTAGATATTAGACCAACGATCGGCATGGAAGATCCGTGGCACTACCGGAACAAAAGCCAGTTCCAAGTAGGGCGTTCTCACAGCGGTGACATCATTGCTGGACTTTACGGACTGAACTCTCATAAGCTTGTACCGATCAAGGAATGTATCGTGCAGCATCCAAATACGAACAAAACAACGGGCGTTGTCCGCAAAATCTTAGAGAAATTCGGTGTATCGGTCTACAATGAACGGACAAGAAAAGGCGACGTACGCTCAATTGTCGTGCGTGTCGGCTTTGAAACAGGGGAAGTACAAGTCGTCCTTGTCACATCGAAACCTGAATTTCCAAAGAAAAAAGAAATCGCCGAAGCCATTCAAAAACGTCTGCCAGAAGTGACGTCCATTATGCACAATGTCAACGGTGAAAAAACGTCGGTCATCTTTGGCCATAAGACATCTCACCTAGCTGGCAACATGGTCATTCAAGAATTTTTAGGGGACGTCTCCTTTGAACTGAGTGCACGTGCTTTCTTCCAATTGAATCCGAAGCAAACGCTAAAGCTTTACGACGAAGCGAAAAAAGCGGCCAAACTGACTGGCAAAGAAAAGGTTGTCGATGCGTATTGCGGCGTTGGAACGATTGGTATGTGGCTTTCAGATGGCGCCAAAGAAGTACGAGGAATGGATGTCATCAAAGAATCGATTGATGATGCCAAGAAAAATGCCAAAAAACA is drawn from Bacillus pumilus and contains these coding sequences:
- the rlmD gene encoding 23S rRNA (uracil(1939)-C(5))-methyltransferase RlmD, with protein sequence MKEKQQGALLQKGQQFPLTIKRLGINGEGVGYFKKQVVFVPGALPGEEVVVEATNVQAKYAEGTVRKVRKRSEHRVKPPCPVYEQCGGCQLQHLAYEQQLKEKRDIVIQSMERHTKLSVETLDIRPTIGMEDPWHYRNKSQFQVGRSHSGDIIAGLYGLNSHKLVPIKECIVQHPNTNKTTGVVRKILEKFGVSVYNERTRKGDVRSIVVRVGFETGEVQVVLVTSKPEFPKKKEIAEAIQKRLPEVTSIMHNVNGEKTSVIFGHKTSHLAGNMVIQEFLGDVSFELSARAFFQLNPKQTLKLYDEAKKAAKLTGKEKVVDAYCGVGTIGMWLSDGAKEVRGMDVIKESIDDAKKNAKKHGMKNATYVTGTAEHWLPKWVKEGFRPDVIVVDPPRTGCERTFLDTVKQVKPKRLVYVSCNPSTLAKDLEYMSKDYKIEYMQPVDMFPQTAHVETVVSLVKK